One region of Armigeres subalbatus isolate Guangzhou_Male chromosome 3, GZ_Asu_2, whole genome shotgun sequence genomic DNA includes:
- the LOC134221874 gene encoding cytochrome P450 4c21-like, with protein sequence MYHVITLIFLICFVIYLKSWWRNRIIQRQLGHLPGPPCVPLLGSSYIFLGKSYSEILDAFHRISTAYGSNGSPVLFFLGAKPFIILNQPDHAQTILNSAACLDKPWIYRYTPLEGIFSLSTKKWRIHRKAIQPSFNWGILKTFLPIFRAKVDVLVRKLKDQSVSHGVFDVYGHIAACTLDMVYATTLGIEMNIQQQASCEYLDVLDELFELVTNRVTNVLLHPDWIYRWTTYYRRERHARQIFKSPAQQVLRQKPILLSETKASKTNLHKPQIFIDQLYQIAAKDSYFTKEVIEKELNTMIFGGNETTAVTMANVLLLIAMHPNVQRKLVTEIDELFGDNLQDITIEDLQQLVYMEAVLKEAMRLWPITTILGRRTSADVLLDGLSIPTGVNLVIDVFSIHRNSRYWGDDADRFVPERFLDRPQYPYAFLGFSAGPRNCIGTRYAWLSMKVMLTTILWHLELKTALRMKDIRLKVAMTLKVENKHLIGVNERRK encoded by the exons AAGTTGGTGGCGCAACCGAATCATACAAAGACAATTAGGACATCTGCCAGGACCACCGTGCGTTCCATTGCTAGGATCCAGCTACATTTTCCTCGGAAAAAGTTATTCCGAGATTTTGGATGCATTTCATCGGATTTCTACCGCATACGGAAGCAACGGTAGTCCGGTGCTATTCTTCCTAGGCGCAAAACCTTTCATCATTTTAAATCAACCGGATCATGCTCAAACTATTCTGAATTCGGCCGCATGTTTGGACAAGCCTTGGATCTATCGATACACTCCACTAGAAGGAATATTTTCACTATCGACAAAGAAATGGCGAATTCACCGGAAGGCCATCCAGCCAAGCTTCAACTGGGGAATTTTGAAGACGTTTCTTCCCATTTTTAGAGCTAAAGTAGATGTGCTGGTGCGGAAACTGAAAGATCAAAGTGTTAGCCATGGTGTTTTTGATGTATATGGTCACATTGCGGCATGCACTTTGGATATGGTATATG CTACTACACTCGGAATAGAAATGAACATTCAACAACAGGCATCATGTGAATATCTCGATGTATTGGATGAATTATTCGAGCTGGTAACAAACCGTGTAACCAATGTTCTACTTCACCCAGATTGGATCTATCGATGGACGACGTACTATCGACGAGAAAGGCATGCTcggcaaattttcaaatctcctGCGCAACAAGTGCTCCGCCAGAAACCAATCCTTTTGAGCGAAACCAAAGCTTCGAAAACTAACCTGCACAAACCACAAATCTTCATCGACCAACTGTATCAGATTGCCGCCAAAGATTCTTACTTCACCAAAGAAGTAATCGAGAAAGAACTGAACACAATGATTTTCGGTGGAAACGAAACTACTGCCGTTACGATGGCCAACGTCCTCCTTCTCATCGCAATGCATCCCAATGTACAACGAAAACTTGTAACAGAAATAGATGAGCTGTTCGGTGATAACCTGCAGGATATAACCATCGAAGACCTACAGCAACTAGTCTACATGGAAGCAGTTTTGAAGGAAGCCATGCGGCTGTGGCCGATCACAACAATTCTAGGGCGACGGACCAGCGCCGATGTGCTCTTGGATGGGCTGTCGATCCCAACTGGTGTCAACCTGGTTATCGACGTTTTCAGCATCCACCGGAATAGCAGATACTGGGGTGACGACGCAGATCGCTTTGTTCCGGAAAGATTTCTCGATCGGCCGCAGTATCCTTATGCGTTTCTGGGGTTCAGTGCAGGACCAAGAAATTGCATCGGGACGCGTTACGCGTGGCTATCGATGAAGGTGATGCTGACCACCATTCTGTGGCATTTGGAGCTGAAAACAGCTTTGCGGATGAAGGATATTCGATTGAAAGTGGCGATGACACTGAAGGTCGAGAATAAGCATTTGATTGGTGTGAATGAAAGACGGAAATAg
- the LOC134221875 gene encoding uncharacterized protein LOC134221875 — MWWWDLLLTYVCASVIMAVFYFRWTRRKMNAKLATMSGPRRLPVLGHAHKFYRATPKAIAGTLKYFSEFPSPVCIHMGPLPHIAIFDPEQLQVVLHSQNCLDKSVQYSFLRVSETLISAPGHIWKGQRKALNPSFGPAILATFADIFNEKCAILTERLEQYVGLPERNFYRDISKCTLDQIYASAFGCDFNMQKTQDGERSLDLQEAYMKVMASRFFSVWKYPNFIYQWTPGYKKELELRRIYHETITCKLVEKAGVQEKLLSKEDMDFKKEETGKRIAENFIECLVKYLRAEGETSKDAVHPHIDMTVFAGNDTSAKTICSILLMLAMHPEAQERCYKELMEVCPEKDQPISYNDAANLTYLEMVCKETMRLLPAVPFMARVTSGDIKLNDQHTIPANVTIIMGIFQIHRDQRIWGPNADKFNPDNFLPDNVAKRHPYSYIPFSAGPRNCIGTRYAYLSSKIMVGSILRKYRLKTSVTMDTLRIACGLLLHVSNGCLMSIEKRRGKAKVIGAAYFFRLLIPTVIIVRTMWWNSWFTCLCASVYLVIMYLKWSRRKTNAKFAKMSGPSKLPLIGHAHKFFRASPGQIANTLKYFGSFPSPVCIYMGPLPHVAIFDPEQLQVILNSQNCLDKSIQYSFLRVSRTMISAPTHLWKGQRKALNPSFGPAILSSFVPIFNEKCKILTGLLEKHVGQPERNYTRDLCKFTLDQIYATALGCDFDMQRSPDGERSLDLIESYIKVMVARIFTVWKYPEFIYRLTSGYKREQEILNTYHDTIIMKLVRAIDFEEKLKQPTDGELPSEDIGMKKPNNFIDGLLKLMREGDEITKEDIFQQVDMILFAGNDTTAKTTSFILLMLAMHPEVQERCYQEIMEVCPGDDQIVSTDDAANLVYLEMACKETMRLFPVGSVLARVTTADIKLSDEHIIPSDCTVIMGIYQIHRDPNIWGPKADEFDPDNFLPEKMEKRHPYSFLPFSGGPRNCVGMRYAWLSLKILTVHMLKKYRLKTSLSMDQIRIKYGIILNIANGCLLTLEKR, encoded by the exons ATGTGGTGGTGGGATTTATTGCTAACGTATGTTTGCGCGAGTGTCATCATGGCGGTTTTCTACTTTCGATGGACCCGAAGGAAGATGAATGCCAAGCTGGCTACCATGTCCGGTCCGCGGCGTCTGCCAGTGTTGGGGCATGCCCACAAGTTCTACCGAGCGACACCAA AGGCAATCGCTGGAACGCTCAAATATTTCAGTGAGTTCCCTTCACCCGTCTGTATACACATGGGACCCCTACCGCACATCGCCATCTTCGATCCCGAACAACTCCAAGTGGTTCTGCATTCGCAAAACTGCCTCGACAAATCCGTCCAATACTCCTTTCTTCGGGTTTCGGAAACTTTAATCAGTGCACCAG GTCACATATGGAAAGGCCAACGGAAGGCTTTGAATCCTTCGTTTGGACCCGCCATTCTGGCCACTTTTGCCGACATCTTCAACGAGAAGTGTGCCATCCTGACTGAACGGCTAGAACAGTATGTGGGTCTACCGGAAcggaacttttaccgagatatTTCAAAGTGCACCTTGGATCAAATTTATG CGAGCGCTTTCGGATGTGATTTCAATATGCAGAAAACGCAAGACGGAGAACGCTCTCTGGATCTGCAGGAAGCATACATGAAGGTCATGGCAAGCAGATTTTTCTCGGTTTGGAAATATCCGAATTTTATCTATCAATGGACCCCTGGCTACAAGAAAGAACTTGAGTTACGTCGAATTTATCACGAAACGATAACATGCAAGCTAGTTGAGAAGGCGGGTGTCCAGGAGAAGCTACTATCAAAAGAAGATATGGATTTTAAAAAGGAAGAAACTGGGAAAAGAATTGCCGAAAATTTCATCGAGTGCCTTGTGAAGTACTTGCGCGCGGAAGGTGAAACTTCGAAAGATGCCGTTCATCCTCATATTGATATGACTGTCTTTGCCGGAAATGACACATCGGCTAAAACCATTTGTTCCATTTTGCTAATGTTGGCGATGCATCCCGAAGCGCAAGAGCGCTGCTATAAAGAACTCATGGAAGTTTGTCCTGAAAAGGATCAGCCTATTTCCTATAATGATGCTGCCAATCTCACGTACCTTGAGATGGTGTGCAAAGAAACCATGAGATTGCTACCAGCCGTTCCTTTCATGGCAAGAGTAACATCCGGCGATATCAAACTAAACG accaacatacAATTCCGGCCAACGTTACAATCATCATGGGCATTTTCCAAATTCATCGAGATCAACGAATATGGGGACCCAATGCGGACAAATTCAATCCGGATAACTTCCTCCCTGACAACGTGGCCAAGCGGCATCCCTACTCCTACATTCCATTTAGTGCCGGTCCACGGAACTGCATCGGAACGCGATACGCCTACCTGTCGTCGAAAATAATGGTCGGTAGCATATTGAGAAAATACCGCCTCAAGACTTCGGTCACGATGGATACACTCAGGATTGCGTGCGGCTTACTGCTGCACGTTTCCAATGGATGCCTAATGTCAATCGAGAAGCG ACGTGGAAAAGCGAAGGTGATCGGAGCCGCATATTTCTTCCGCTTACTGATACCAACGGTCATAATCGTGCGCACAATGTGGTGGAATTCGTGGTTCACGTGCCTTTGCGCAAGTGTCTACTTGGTGATAATGTACTTGAAGTGGTCCCGTCGGAAAACCAATGCCAAATTTGCCAAAATGTCAGGTCCCTCGAAGCTGCCTCTGATAGGACATGCCCATAAATTTTTCAGGGCCTCGCCAG GACAAATTGCTAACACCCTCAAATACTTCGGTAGCTTTCCTTCGCCGGTTTGCATCTACATGGGACCCTTGCCACATGTTGCCATCTTCGATCCCGAACAGCTTCAggttattctgaattcccagaactGCCTAGACAAATCCATTCAGTACTCATTCCTTCGGGTTTCGCGAACGATGATAAGTGCACCCA CACACCTGTGGAAAGGTCAACGAAAAGCCCTGAATCCCTCATTTGGACCCGCTATTCTCAGTAGTTTCGTCCCAATTTTCAACGAGAAATGCAAAATCTTGACAGGACTACTGGAAAAACACGTGGGACAGCCCGAACGTAACTATACCAGAGACCTTTGCAAATTCACTCTAGATCAAATCTACG CTACCGCCTTGGGATGTGACTTCGACATGCAACGATCACCAGATGGAGAGCGGTCTTTAGATTTGATAGAGTCGTATATAAAGGTAATGGTAGCCAGAATTTTCACGGTGTGGAAATATCCGGAATTCATCTACCGGCTGACTAGCGGTTACAAAAGAGAACAGGAAATTCTCAACACCTATCATGACACAATAATCATGAAGCTGGTACGAGCGATCGACTTTGAAGAAAAATTGAAGCAACCGACTGACGGGGAGCTCCCCAGCGAAGACATCGGAATGAAAAAGCCCAACAATTTCATCGACGGTCTGCTGAAACTTATGCGCGAAGGAGACGAAATCACCAAAGAGGACATCTTTCAGCAAGTGGATATGATACTGTTCGCTGGCAATGATACCACAGCCAAAACGACTAGTTTTATTCTTCTGATGTTGGCTATGCACCCTGAAGTGCAAGAACGTTGCTACCAGGAGATTATGGAGGTTTGTCCGGGGGACGATCAAATCGTTTCCACGGACGATGCCGCTAATTTAGTGTATCTGGAAATGGCATGCAAAGAGACAATGCGACTATTTCCCGTTGGTTCCGTACTGGCCAGGGTTACGACGGCGGACATAAAGCTTAGCG ATGAACATATCATCCCCTCCGACTGCACCGTAATCATGGGCATCTATCAAATTCATCGAGACCCGAATATCTGGGGACCCAAAGCGGACGAGTTCGATCCGGATAATTTTCTGCCGGAGAAAATGGAGAAGCGACATCCGTATTCTTTCTTGCCCTTCAGCGGAGGTCCGCGCAATTGCGTTGGCATGCGATATGCATGGCTTTCACTGAAAATTCTAACAGTTCACATGTTGAAAAAATACCGACTGAAAACTTCGCTTTCAATGGATCAGATTAGGATCAAATACGGGATAATATTGAACATAGCGAATGGGTGTCTGCTTACCCTTGAGAAGAGGTAG